One Hevea brasiliensis isolate MT/VB/25A 57/8 chromosome 5, ASM3005281v1, whole genome shotgun sequence genomic region harbors:
- the LOC110659579 gene encoding cellulose synthase A catalytic subunit 3 [UDP-forming] isoform X4, whose protein sequence is MRALVEKIMLHLLTMIKRFLLIIFLIWLVSGDLSAASPERFSMASPESGSRVNIRVGDPARESGLSGFGNVAWKERIDGWKMKPEKSPAPMSVSNAPSEGRGGGDFDASTDVLMDDSLLNDETRQPLSRKVSIPSSRINPYRMVIVLRLIILCIFLHYRITNPVRDAYSLWLISVICEIWFAISWILDQFPKWLPVNRETYLDRLALRYEKEGEPSQLAAVDIFVSTVDPLKEPPLVTANTVLSILAVDYPVDKVSCYVSDDGAAMLTFESLSETSEFARKWVPFCKKYSIEPRAPEWYFAQKIDYLKDKVHPSFVKDHRSMKREYEEFKVRINGLVAKAQKVPDEGWVMQDGTPWPGNNTRDHPGMIQVFLGHSGGFDSEGNELPRLVYVSREKRPGFQHHKKAGAMNALVRVSAVLTNGPFLLNLDCDHYINNSRALREAMCFLMDPNLGSSVCYVQFPQRFDGIDKNDRYANRNTVFFDINLRGLDGIQGPVYVGTGCVFNRTALYGYEPPLKPKHKKPGVLSSCFGGSRKKTSSSSKNNSSKKKSSKHIDPTVPVFNLEDIEEGVEGAGFDDEKSLLMSQMTLEKRFGQSAVFVASTLMENGGVPESATPESLLKEAIHVISCGYEDKTDWGSEIGWIYGSVTEDILTGFKMHARGWRSIYCMPQLAAFKGSAPINLSDRLNQVLRWALGSVEILLSRHCPIWYGYGGRLKWLERFAYVNTTIYPVTSIPLLAYCTLPAVCLLTGKFIIPQISNIASIWFISLFLSIFATGILEMRWSGVGIDEWWRNEQFWVIGGVSAHLFAVFQGLLKVLAGIDTNFTVTSKASDEDGDFAELYMFKWTTLLIPPTTLLIINLVGVVAGISYAINSGYQSWGPLFGKLFFAFWVIIHLYPFLKGLMGRQNRTPTIVVVWSILLASIFSLLWVRIDPFTTRVTGPDVEQCGINC, encoded by the exons GTAATGCACCATCTGAAGGCAGAGGTGGTGGAGATTTTGATGCCAGCACCGATGTGCTAATGGATGATTCTTTATT GAATGATGAAACCCGCCAGCCTCTCTCAAGGAAGGTTTCTATTCCTTCCTCTAGGATTAACCCTTACAGGATGGTTATTGTTTTGCGGCTTATTATTCTTTGCATTTTTTTGCACTACCGGATAACAAATCCGGTGAGGGATGCTTATTCTTTGTGGTTAATATCTGTTATCTGTGAGATATGGTTTGCAATATCATGGATATTGGATCAGTTCCCTAAATGGCTTCCTGTAAACCGTGAGACATATCTTGATCGGCTAGCTCTCAG ATATGAGAAAGAAGGAGAGCCATCTCAGCTGGCTGCTGTCGACATTTTTGTCAGTACAGTGGATCCTTTAAAGGAACCTCCACTTGTCACAGCCAATACAGTCCTCTCTATTCTTGCTGTTGACTACCCTGTTGACAAGGTTTCTTGCTATGTTTCTGATGATGGAGCTGCTATGTTGACCTTTGAATCCCTGTCTGAAACATCTGAATTCGCTAGAAAATGGGTTCCTTTCTGCAAGAAATACAGCATTGAACCACGAGCTCCAGAATGGTACTTTGCTCAGAAGATTGACTACTTAAAAGATAAGGTTCATCCATCTTTTGTTAAAGACCACCGATCTATGAAG AGAGAATATGAAGAATTTAAAGTTCGTATCAATGGGCTTGTGGCAAAGGCACAGAAGGTTCCTGATGAAGGATGGGTGATGCAAGATGGTACACCTTGGCCCGGCAATAACACCAGAGATCATCCAGGAATGATCCAG GTTTTCTTGGGCCATAGTGGAGGATTTGACAGTGAGGGTAATGAACTTCCACGACTGGTATATGTATCTCGTGAGAAGCGTCCTGGTTTTCAGCATCACAAAAAGGCTGGTGCCATGAATGCACTT GTGCGTGTTTCGGCAGTTCTTACCAATGGGCCCTTCTTGTTAAATCTCGATTGTGATCATTACATAAACAACAGCAGGGCACTGAGAGAAGCTATGTGTTTTCTAATGGATCCTAACCTTGGAAGTTCTGTTTGTTATGTCCAGTTTCCCCAGAGATTTGATGGGATTGATAAGAATGATCGATATGCCAACCGTAACACTGTTTTCTTTGAT ATAAATTTAAGAGGATTGGACGGCATCCAAGGTCCTGTGTATGTGGGTACAGGTTGTGTATTCAATAGAACAGCTTTGTATGGCTATGAACCTCCTCTCAAGCCTAAGCATAAGAAACCAGGAGTGTTATCTTCATGCTTTGGTGGATCTCGGAAGAAGACTTCTAGCTCAAGCAAAAATAACTCTAGTAAGAAAAAATCAAGCAAGCACATTGACCCTACCGTGCCAGTGTTCAATTTGGAAGATATAGAAGAAGGGGTTGAAG gtgctGGATTTGATGATGAGAAGTCACTGCTCATGTCACAAATGACACTTGAAAAAAGGTTTGGTCAATCAGCTGTATTTGTAGCTTCAACGCTTATGGAGAATGGTGGTGTTCCTGAGTCTGCCACCCCAGAATCTCTCCTCAAAGAAGCCATTCATGTCATTAGCTGTGGATACGAGGACAAGACAGACTGGGGAAGTGAA ATAGGATGGATATACGGTTCTGTTACAGAAGATATCCTTACAGGATTCAAGATGCATGCCCGTGGTTGGAGATCAATCTATTGCATGCCTCAGCTTGCGGCCTTTAAAGGATCTGCTCCTATCAACCTTTCTGATCGTCTAAATCAAGTGCTTAGGTGGGCTTTAGGTTCAGTTGAAATTCTTCTTAGCCGCCACTGCCCCATATGGTATGGTTATGGTGGAAGGCTAAAATGGCTTGAGAGATTTGCTTATGTCAATACCACAATTTATCCTGTCACGTCCATTCCTCTTCTTGCCTATTGTACATTGCCAGCTGTCTGCCTTCTTACTGGAAAGTTCATTATTCCACAG ATCAGTAACATTGCCAGTATCTGGTTCATATCCCTCTTTCTTTCAATCTTTGCTACTGGTATTTTAGAAATGAGATGGAGTGGTGTTGGAATTGATGAGTGGTGGAGAAATGAACAATTTTGGGTTATTGGAGGAGTGTCAGCTCACCTTTTTGCCGTTTTCCAAGGCCTGCTGAAAGTTCTTGCTGGAATTGATACTAATTTTACTGTCACTTCCAAAGCATCTGATGAAGATGGAGATTTTGCTGAGCTTTATATGTTTAAATGGACTACTCTTCTCATCCCACCAACCACTCTCCTTATAATTAATCTGGTTGGAGTAGTTGCTGGAATTTCCTATGCCATTAATAGTGGATATCAATCTTGGGGTCCTCTCTTTGGCAAGCTATTCTTTGCTTTCTGGGTGATTATTCATCTGTATCCCTTCCTTAAGGGTTTGATGGGACGGCAGAACCGGACACCTACAATTGTTGTTGTATGGTCAATTCTCCTTGCATCTATCTTCTCCTTACTCTGGGTCCGTATTGATCCTTTTACAACCCGGGTTACTGGCCCAGACGTTGAGCAGTGTGGAATCAACTGCTAG
- the LOC110659543 gene encoding uncharacterized protein LOC110659543 — protein sequence MGFLEASLDDRLPPVVEAPPAVEAPPAVADPSCYPRRSIETLVVVLAVITIVCVIAGIIARLCGGRHFGSNGEHDIEGWVERRCRSCIDGGVPTAPPPSEEPKPATEEAKK from the coding sequence ATGGGGTTCTTAGAGGCAAGTCTAGATGACCGGTTGCCACCAGTAGTTGAGGCACCACCAGCAGTTGAGGCACCACCAGCAGTGGCGGATCCAAGTTGCTATCCACGTCGATCCATAGAAACACTGGTGGTTGTACTAGCTGTGATCACTATAGTATGTGTTATTGCAGGGATTATTGCTCGGCTGTGTGGTGGACGGCATTTTGGCAGCAATGGGGAGCATGACATAGAAGGCTGGGTAGAAAGAAGGTGCAGAAGTTGCATTGATGGTGGAGTGCCTACTGCACCACCACCATCAGAAGAGCCAAAGCCAGCAACAGAAGAGGCAAAGAAGTGA